The Candidatus Nomurabacteria bacterium genome has a segment encoding these proteins:
- a CDS encoding NUDIX domain-containing protein produces the protein MNHKDMDNAQIRAFTSVLFERKKNERTGEYEDVPLNESQKTTFFSGSIFYKFERTTLKFLVVDYRISSGIIVPKFPGGMCSFAKEETTEETCLRECFDETELTPDISKSEIVRFTMARQKDLAPKHYKAFYLHHEYEGELKKTSSDGGETSPPYWMAAEEVAEKIFNQHYQAAKRAFEILCSVYNKSLDHKTACGFAGLGFSRRDERLKEYFSRNI, from the coding sequence ATGAACCATAAAGATATGGATAATGCTCAAATCAGGGCATTTACATCAGTACTCTTTGAAAGAAAGAAAAATGAAAGAACGGGTGAATACGAAGATGTTCCTCTCAATGAGTCACAAAAAACCACATTTTTCTCTGGAAGTATTTTCTACAAGTTTGAACGCACAACATTGAAATTTCTGGTCGTTGACTACAGAATTTCTAGTGGAATAATCGTGCCTAAGTTTCCTGGAGGGATGTGTTCTTTTGCAAAAGAAGAAACAACCGAAGAGACATGTCTCAGAGAATGTTTCGACGAAACAGAGCTTACTCCTGATATTTCAAAATCAGAGATTGTTCGTTTTACCATGGCGAGACAAAAAGACTTGGCGCCAAAGCATTACAAGGCTTTTTACCTTCATCATGAGTATGAGGGCGAGCTCAAGAAGACGTCTTCTGATGGAGGGGAAACGAGTCCACCTTACTGGATGGCCGCCGAAGAAGTGGCGGAGAAAATTTTCAACCAGCATTACCAGGCGGCAAAAAGAGCTTTCGAGATATTGTGCAGTGTTTACAATAAATCCCTGGATCATAAAACAGCTTGTGGTTTTGCCGGACTTGGATTTAGCAGAAGAGACGAAAGATTAAAAGAATATTTCTCCAGGAATATCTAA
- the rpsP gene encoding 30S ribosomal protein S16, translating into MLTIRMQRTGRKNQPFFKIVLTDSKRAPKSGKFIDSLGYYNPKSGEVVLKGDEIKRRIKEGAKTSETVHNFLVKEGLIDSKKVNNLPKKAPTKKRKELKQS; encoded by the coding sequence ATGTTAACCATAAGAATGCAAAGAACAGGAAGAAAAAACCAGCCTTTTTTCAAGATCGTACTTACTGATTCGAAGAGGGCACCTAAGAGCGGTAAATTTATCGACTCTTTGGGCTACTACAATCCGAAAAGCGGAGAAGTTGTTTTGAAAGGTGACGAGATAAAAAGAAGAATCAAGGAGGGAGCAAAGACTTCTGAGACAGTTCATAACTTTCTAGTAAAAGAAGGACTTATAGACTCAAAGAAGGTAAACAATCTTCCTAAAAAAGCACCAACTAAGAAGAGAAAAGAACTAAAACAATCATAA
- a CDS encoding AAA family ATPase, whose protein sequence is MRRLLALKLQGFKSFGNKTDIEFTTSVTAVVGPNGSGKSNVVEALRFVLGEQSMKSMRGKSGSDLVFKGSKILPKQNRASVSIVFDNKDRVFKIGDESSINVDFEKIEISREVFSDGSSTYKINGSDVRLKDIVELLSSLNIGASGHHIISQGEADRILSSSAKDRKQMIEDALGLKIFQIRIKEGQRKLDKTREHLKEVEVSRREIAPHLRFLKKQVEKVEEAKSLREDLSSKYSEYLKIEESYIKSQKEFFDTKSKELNDKKKELEDSLAKESKNIPTESGSQQFKIEEERIEKDISEIRKTKDEINKNFAKIEVLLEMEEAKKRELSDSAKRDAVTNVPFAKIKDFAINLEEELGNISKISDISSVKDAIERSIRNIKSFIEKYSSPVLLNSTIENHEEKIKELLLEKSKISTTLNSLEERELKALEKLESLKASKDQKNQDSVDSQRKIFEIKSSLQNIQSEIDINEVREESFKKEEVDFDNELKEGSVLIGEFILGFRTFELKEGIETNRDSQYTRKKDIEKIKIKLESFGAGDSGDIMKEYESVVERDNFLQKEIDDINDSISSLEKIIEEFQVELDNRFKDGVQKINNEFKELFSLMFGGGSAGLSFVKNTKKISSEDEIVEDEDEQKEEGIEISVNLPHKKVRELEMLSGGERSLTSIALLFAISQVNPPPFLVLDETDAALDEANSKRYGSMLDRLSKFSQLIVVTHNRETMSHAGVLYGVTVGKDGASKLLSIEFNDAESYAK, encoded by the coding sequence GTGAGAAGATTACTTGCACTAAAACTTCAAGGATTTAAATCGTTTGGAAATAAAACGGATATAGAGTTTACAACATCTGTAACTGCCGTTGTTGGTCCAAACGGTTCTGGTAAATCAAACGTAGTAGAAGCACTACGGTTTGTTTTGGGTGAACAATCCATGAAAAGCATGAGAGGAAAAAGTGGTAGTGACCTTGTTTTCAAAGGATCAAAAATTCTCCCAAAGCAAAACAGAGCGAGTGTCTCGATTGTTTTTGACAATAAAGACAGGGTTTTCAAAATAGGTGATGAATCTTCTATAAATGTAGATTTTGAAAAAATTGAGATAAGCAGAGAGGTTTTTTCTGATGGTTCTAGTACCTACAAAATAAACGGAAGCGACGTTAGACTAAAAGATATAGTAGAACTTCTGTCTTCTCTCAATATAGGAGCTTCTGGACACCATATAATTTCTCAAGGAGAAGCGGACAGGATACTCTCGTCCTCTGCAAAAGACAGAAAACAAATGATAGAAGATGCTCTGGGACTCAAGATATTTCAGATAAGAATAAAAGAAGGTCAAAGAAAACTAGACAAAACAAGAGAGCACTTGAAAGAAGTTGAAGTTTCTAGAAGAGAAATTGCTCCACACCTTCGTTTCTTGAAAAAACAAGTAGAAAAAGTAGAAGAAGCAAAAAGTTTAAGAGAAGATCTATCTTCTAAATATTCGGAATATCTAAAAATAGAAGAATCTTATATCAAGAGTCAAAAGGAGTTCTTTGATACAAAGAGTAAAGAATTGAATGACAAGAAAAAAGAACTAGAAGATTCTTTGGCAAAAGAAAGCAAAAACATTCCAACCGAAAGCGGAAGTCAACAATTTAAAATAGAAGAAGAAAGAATAGAAAAAGATATTTCTGAAATAAGAAAAACAAAAGATGAAATAAACAAAAACTTTGCAAAAATAGAAGTGCTTCTCGAAATGGAAGAAGCAAAGAAAAGAGAGCTTTCTGATAGTGCAAAAAGAGACGCAGTAACAAATGTTCCATTTGCAAAAATAAAAGACTTCGCGATAAATCTTGAGGAGGAACTAGGAAATATCTCAAAAATTTCTGACATTTCTTCTGTAAAAGACGCAATAGAAAGATCAATAAGAAATATAAAATCTTTTATTGAAAAATACAGTAGTCCAGTTCTTCTAAATAGCACAATAGAAAACCACGAAGAAAAAATAAAAGAACTTTTATTAGAAAAATCAAAAATAAGTACAACCTTAAACTCTCTTGAAGAAAGAGAGCTCAAGGCTCTAGAAAAACTAGAGTCTCTCAAGGCGAGCAAGGACCAAAAGAACCAAGACTCTGTGGATTCTCAAAGAAAGATTTTTGAGATCAAGTCTTCTCTTCAGAATATCCAATCCGAAATAGATATAAATGAAGTAAGGGAAGAATCTTTCAAAAAAGAAGAAGTAGATTTCGATAACGAACTAAAGGAGGGAAGTGTTTTGATCGGTGAGTTTATACTTGGGTTTAGAACTTTTGAATTGAAAGAAGGAATAGAAACAAATAGAGATTCTCAGTACACAAGAAAGAAAGATATAGAAAAGATAAAAATAAAACTAGAATCTTTTGGAGCGGGTGATTCTGGAGACATCATGAAGGAGTACGAGTCTGTCGTAGAAAGAGATAACTTCTTGCAAAAAGAGATAGATGATATAAATGACTCTATTTCTTCTCTAGAGAAAATTATAGAAGAATTCCAGGTAGAACTCGACAATAGGTTCAAAGATGGCGTTCAAAAAATAAATAATGAATTCAAAGAACTATTTTCTCTTATGTTTGGTGGGGGATCAGCAGGACTATCTTTTGTAAAAAATACCAAGAAGATTTCTTCAGAAGATGAAATAGTAGAAGATGAGGATGAACAAAAAGAAGAGGGCATAGAGATAAGCGTCAATCTTCCACATAAAAAGGTTAGAGAGCTAGAGATGCTATCTGGTGGAGAAAGGTCACTTACATCTATCGCACTTTTGTTTGCTATATCACAAGTAAACCCACCACCATTTTTGGTTCTAGATGAAACTGACGCTGCGCTTGATGAAGCAAACTCAAAGAGATATGGTTCTATGCTAGATAGACTTTCCAAATTCTCTCAACTTATCGTAGTTACTCACAACAGAGAAACAATGTCTCACGCTGGAGTTTTGTACGGAGTTACTGTCGGAAAAGACGGAGCTTCAAAACTTCTTTCTATCGAGTTCAATGATGCAGAAAGCTACGCTAAATAA
- the rpmF gene encoding 50S ribosomal protein L32, which yields MVIRMRHTRSHTANRRSHHKVKNQAVTEDKETGVVRLRHRASLETGEYKGRKVLNTMKSAEKKLKKKTK from the coding sequence ATGGTTATTCGAATGAGACATACGCGATCTCATACTGCCAATAGAAGAAGTCACCACAAGGTGAAAAATCAGGCAGTTACAGAGGACAAAGAAACAGGTGTAGTAAGACTACGCCATAGAGCTTCTTTGGAAACTGGAGAGTATAAAGGCAGAAAAGTCCTGAACACTATGAAGAGCGCGGAAAAGAAATTAAAGAAAAAAACAAAGTAG
- a CDS encoding L,D-transpeptidase family protein, which translates to MKKFFSRIYFFVMVFVAIGSGILISHVVLAGGSFVKIEFSKIVDETENLIGRKNKAEVIEAVAYTPPEDKTAGVYLGNITDEDFIPPEEGKIIRINLETMKLFAYEDGEVVKEIEVLRKGKPGSYWETPGGEFSIKTKEENHLSSVGRAWMPYSMQFFGNFFIHGWPSYENGIPYPKTSQYSGGCIRLSTEDAKDLYEWSDIGTKVSIYSESEIGKIAQGESYFLLDKNKKPNIDSESYIVGDLESGEILLAKNMLEVRPIASVTKLMTALTELEVVSQRRDVTITKDMLSAEGQNGGFSVGEKIPTSDLIYPLLLVSSNDAAEILARFVGRNHFIEQMNKKAQSIGLEYTTFYDPSGLSEFNTSTAYDLLKLARYIYFYKPYVLETTVEKDYETENHYWKNTSQFLGQEGYMGGKRGYTSLAKETNLGIFEINVNEFTKRPIGIIVLGSNDRKEDTLDLIKYIEENIYLGLE; encoded by the coding sequence ATGAAAAAATTCTTTTCGAGAATATATTTTTTCGTAATGGTTTTTGTCGCAATAGGAAGTGGAATACTAATTTCTCACGTTGTTTTAGCTGGTGGAAGTTTCGTTAAAATAGAATTTTCAAAGATCGTAGACGAAACTGAAAATCTCATAGGTAGAAAAAATAAAGCTGAAGTTATAGAGGCTGTAGCATACACTCCTCCAGAAGACAAAACAGCTGGAGTGTATCTGGGAAATATAACAGACGAAGATTTTATTCCTCCAGAAGAAGGAAAAATAATAAGAATAAATCTAGAGACAATGAAGCTTTTTGCCTACGAAGACGGCGAGGTAGTAAAAGAAATAGAAGTATTACGCAAAGGAAAACCTGGAAGCTACTGGGAAACCCCAGGTGGAGAATTTTCTATAAAAACAAAGGAAGAAAACCATCTTTCTTCTGTCGGTAGAGCTTGGATGCCATATAGTATGCAGTTTTTTGGAAACTTTTTTATACACGGATGGCCTAGCTATGAAAATGGAATACCCTACCCAAAAACATCACAATACTCTGGTGGATGCATAAGACTTTCGACAGAAGATGCAAAAGATCTGTACGAATGGTCAGACATAGGAACAAAAGTTTCTATATATAGCGAATCAGAAATAGGGAAAATAGCTCAAGGTGAAAGTTATTTTCTTTTAGATAAAAACAAAAAACCAAATATTGATTCAGAAAGTTATATAGTGGGAGACCTCGAAAGTGGAGAAATCTTGCTTGCAAAGAACATGCTTGAAGTAAGACCTATAGCTTCTGTTACAAAACTAATGACAGCCCTAACAGAACTAGAAGTTGTAAGTCAGAGAAGAGATGTAACAATAACCAAAGACATGCTTAGTGCCGAGGGGCAAAACGGCGGATTTAGTGTAGGAGAAAAAATCCCAACAAGCGACCTTATATATCCCCTATTACTTGTTTCTTCTAACGACGCTGCAGAAATATTGGCAAGATTTGTAGGAAGAAATCACTTTATAGAACAGATGAACAAAAAAGCTCAATCAATAGGGCTAGAATACACTACATTTTATGATCCAAGTGGATTATCAGAGTTCAATACATCAACGGCGTATGATCTCTTAAAACTCGCTAGATACATATACTTCTACAAACCATATGTACTTGAGACAACCGTAGAAAAAGATTATGAAACCGAAAATCACTACTGGAAAAACACGAGTCAGTTCTTGGGGCAAGAAGGATACATGGGAGGAAAACGTGGTTACACATCTCTCGCCAAAGAAACAAATCTTGGTATTTTTGAAATAAATGTAAACGAGTTTACCAAGCGTCCTATTGGAATAATCGTACTAGGAAGCAATGATAGAAAAGAAGACACTTTGGATCTTATAAAATATATAGAAGAAAACATCTATCTTGGTTTAGAATAA
- a CDS encoding DUF1905 domain-containing protein yields MNKTFSYKSKIWIYPGEAAWYFVSIVGKTAEEIRALQTKLPKRGFGSIRVSVTLGESSWDTSIFRDNRSGGYLLPIKKSIRKKEGVWEGDEVELKIAIR; encoded by the coding sequence GTGAATAAAACTTTTTCTTATAAATCAAAAATATGGATTTATCCAGGGGAAGCTGCTTGGTATTTTGTCAGTATAGTTGGTAAAACCGCGGAAGAAATAAGGGCTCTTCAAACTAAACTCCCCAAAAGAGGCTTTGGATCTATAAGAGTAAGTGTAACCCTAGGAGAGAGTTCATGGGATACATCTATATTTCGTGATAATAGGTCCGGAGGATACCTCCTGCCTATAAAGAAATCTATAAGAAAAAAGGAGGGAGTCTGGGAAGGAGACGAAGTAGAGCTAAAAATAGCCATAAGATGA
- a CDS encoding ribonuclease HII: MFGIISIVIQKIVGIDEAGRGSLAGPVSVGAISCDESFLKKLEAIGRIPDSKKLSPQKRDEWFSRIKEWKKEGLLDYSISLVNSETIDRDGISHSIRTGIKRNLKKLSIRPSNSIILLDGGLVAPKVYSSQIAIIKGDEKIPLIALASIVAKVLRDRHMDRVGIRMPEYFFEVHKGYGTRLHYQCLKKHGISSLHRKTFVHIDK; the protein is encoded by the coding sequence ATGTTTGGTATAATTAGTATCGTGATACAAAAGATAGTAGGCATAGACGAAGCGGGCAGGGGTTCACTTGCTGGACCCGTGTCGGTTGGCGCTATCTCGTGTGATGAAAGTTTCCTCAAAAAGCTAGAAGCCATAGGCAGGATTCCAGATTCTAAAAAACTATCTCCTCAAAAAAGAGACGAATGGTTCTCTAGGATAAAAGAGTGGAAAAAGGAAGGTTTACTGGACTATTCTATTTCTCTGGTAAATTCTGAGACCATAGATCGAGATGGTATATCTCACTCCATAAGGACTGGTATAAAAAGAAATCTCAAAAAACTAAGCATAAGACCATCAAATAGCATAATTCTCCTAGACGGCGGGCTTGTAGCGCCAAAAGTGTACTCTTCTCAAATAGCCATAATAAAGGGTGATGAAAAAATACCTCTTATAGCCCTTGCCTCCATAGTTGCCAAAGTCTTAAGAGACAGACATATGGATAGGGTTGGCATACGCATGCCAGAGTACTTTTTCGAGGTTCACAAGGGGTATGGGACCAGACTCCACTATCAATGCCTTAAAAAACACGGTATTTCTAGCCTCCACAGGAAAACCTTTGTACATATTGACAAATAA
- a CDS encoding SWIB/MDM2 domain-containing protein, producing the protein MEKKTSAFMKPMNISDDLAAVVGKGPMPRSEVVKQLWVYIKANNLQDPSNKRNINADANLKKVFGGKDVVNMFEMTKLVSKHLS; encoded by the coding sequence ATGGAAAAGAAAACATCTGCATTTATGAAGCCTATGAATATCAGCGATGATCTTGCTGCTGTTGTGGGTAAGGGACCTATGCCTAGGTCAGAAGTTGTAAAGCAACTATGGGTTTATATCAAGGCAAATAACCTACAAGACCCAAGTAATAAGAGAAATATAAATGCTGACGCAAATCTAAAGAAGGTTTTTGGAGGAAAGGACGTTGTAAATATGTTCGAAATGACAAAGCTTGTTTCAAAACACCTGTCATAA
- the nusB gene encoding transcription antitermination factor NusB, giving the protein MANRHLSRSIVLQTLFEGDFNGFDENVVKASLEKNLEEFAPGSDDNEFVHNLIETIVRKREIIDDVIEKAAPEWPLEKINPVDRNILRLGLSELLFADRKDVPPKVAINEAIELAKSFGGDSSSRFINGVLGAVYKELGEPGKDDTAKKKEEVDLTKIPVDQKAGSVVFSRGKDGIMFAMVHDVFGYWTLSKGGVEEGETPEEAVIREVKEEINLDIKVLKQLGENEYIASHPERGKVRKHVFYFLSEAKYGPLKLESSGGLDDTKWFKPEELADLRVYDDVAGLLAESINLISKDEV; this is encoded by the coding sequence ATGGCAAACAGACATTTATCTAGATCAATCGTACTTCAAACCCTATTTGAGGGTGACTTTAATGGTTTTGACGAAAATGTTGTCAAAGCCTCTCTGGAAAAAAACTTGGAAGAGTTTGCGCCAGGGAGTGATGACAATGAGTTTGTTCACAATCTTATCGAAACAATCGTTCGAAAAAGAGAAATAATAGACGATGTTATAGAGAAAGCCGCTCCAGAGTGGCCACTCGAAAAAATAAACCCTGTAGACAGAAACATATTGAGACTTGGTCTCTCTGAACTTTTGTTTGCAGATAGAAAAGACGTTCCTCCAAAGGTTGCGATAAACGAAGCTATTGAGCTCGCAAAAAGTTTTGGCGGGGATTCTTCTTCTCGTTTTATAAACGGGGTTCTTGGTGCTGTCTACAAAGAACTGGGTGAACCAGGAAAAGACGATACGGCAAAAAAGAAAGAGGAAGTAGATCTAACAAAAATTCCTGTAGATCAAAAAGCTGGTAGTGTAGTTTTCTCTCGAGGCAAAGATGGAATCATGTTTGCTATGGTTCACGACGTTTTTGGCTACTGGACCCTTTCAAAGGGTGGAGTAGAGGAGGGTGAGACACCAGAAGAAGCTGTGATAAGAGAAGTCAAAGAAGAGATCAACCTAGATATCAAGGTTCTAAAACAGCTTGGTGAGAACGAATATATCGCTTCTCATCCAGAAAGAGGAAAAGTTAGAAAGCATGTTTTTTACTTCCTTTCTGAAGCAAAATACGGACCACTAAAACTAGAATCATCTGGTGGATTGGACGATACAAAGTGGTTCAAACCAGAAGAACTCGCAGATCTTCGTGTTTACGATGACGTTGCAGGGCTATTGGCTGAATCGATAAATCTTATATCCAAAGACGAGGTTTAA
- the rnc gene encoding ribonuclease III, giving the protein MIDFTPFEEKIGIVFVNKSILTQAFIHRSYLNENPKLGLEHNERLEFLGDAVLELSVTDYLYKKYPDEDEGILTSYRAALVNAVIISDVATKLGMNDFMLLSKGEAKDTGKARSFILANAFEALIGAIYIDQGYEKADEFISKTILTLTDIVVKKKLWKDSKSFVQEKAQEFLSVTPSYQVLSESGPDHDKLFTVGVFFGEELAAEGKGKSKQEAEQKAAERALDDRGWRN; this is encoded by the coding sequence ATGATAGATTTTACTCCATTTGAGGAAAAGATAGGTATTGTTTTTGTAAACAAGTCTATCTTGACCCAAGCATTTATACATAGATCGTATCTAAACGAAAATCCAAAGCTCGGTCTTGAACACAACGAAAGACTCGAGTTTCTTGGTGATGCTGTTTTGGAACTTTCTGTTACTGATTATCTTTACAAGAAATATCCAGATGAAGACGAAGGTATACTGACTTCATACAGAGCTGCTCTTGTAAATGCAGTTATTATTTCCGATGTTGCAACAAAGCTCGGGATGAATGACTTTATGCTACTTTCCAAGGGTGAAGCAAAAGACACTGGTAAAGCCAGGAGCTTCATACTTGCCAATGCCTTTGAAGCTCTTATAGGAGCTATATATATAGATCAAGGTTATGAAAAAGCAGATGAGTTTATCTCTAAAACTATACTTACTCTTACTGACATAGTTGTAAAAAAGAAACTTTGGAAAGATTCAAAAAGTTTTGTTCAAGAAAAAGCACAAGAGTTCCTTTCCGTTACGCCTTCTTACCAAGTTTTGTCAGAAAGTGGTCCAGATCACGACAAACTTTTTACAGTAGGAGTTTTCTTTGGTGAAGAGTTGGCAGCCGAAGGAAAAGGTAAAAGCAAACAAGAAGCTGAACAAAAAGCAGCCGAAAGAGCCCTAGATGATAGAGGCTGGAGAAATTAA
- the rnr gene encoding ribonuclease R, whose amino-acid sequence MKKPKKTKTGKETSSRYVIGNLSVSLRGWGTVIDPNGKKRISIDPDFLGTALHGDTVKILVHPKQKNRYLTGEVKEILRKGRRGCVGKIIKEGDAFLVSPTDKRIHTEILIPKEYLSGSKEGDLVLCSISEWKSRRQLPIGEVERVLGKSGEHNAHMAGIALERGFVPEHEKDVVFEAGELERRGISEKEKVRRRDLREEKVFTIDPFDAKDFDDAIHIKDLGNETYEVGVHIADVSFFVTNGSQIDEEAYDRATSVYMVDRTIPMLPHVLSNNLCSLVEGQDRLTMSAIFNMDKHGNVLSEWFGETVIQSKKRFTYEEAQDSLEKGGILSDELKKLDEITRKLRDKRMKRGSIVAEQVEVKFLLDQKGVPISVSHKIHQRTNEIIEDLMLLANERVARFMTPKKKGMGIFVYRVHDTPDKERVGDLVSLLKHLGYKLEAQNYNKKEITPKDIERIVEEVHGTNEQDIINDLLIRSMAKAIYSTDNIGHFGLALSHYTHFTSPIRRYPDLVVHRLLKARLKGEKIPMKDLPIYEDICIHSSQRERDAQEAERTSIKWKQVEYIGQHKSETLEGTITGIMDWGIFVSDNLSKAEGVIRIEDLSDDEWSVDEYGTILAAKKSKKKLRLGDPIKIKAKEVDMDNKTIDFILAE is encoded by the coding sequence ATGAAAAAACCAAAGAAAACAAAGACCGGTAAAGAAACTTCTAGTCGCTATGTTATAGGCAACCTTTCGGTGTCGCTTCGAGGCTGGGGTACGGTTATAGACCCAAACGGTAAAAAAAGGATTAGTATAGATCCAGACTTTCTCGGAACGGCTCTCCATGGCGATACTGTAAAAATACTAGTTCACCCAAAACAAAAAAATCGCTATTTAACAGGTGAAGTAAAAGAGATATTGAGAAAAGGCCGAAGAGGCTGTGTAGGAAAAATAATCAAAGAGGGTGATGCTTTCTTGGTATCCCCTACAGACAAAAGAATACATACAGAAATACTTATCCCAAAAGAATATCTTTCTGGTAGCAAAGAGGGTGACCTAGTTCTTTGTAGTATTTCAGAATGGAAAAGTAGAAGACAACTCCCAATAGGAGAAGTCGAAAGGGTTCTCGGAAAGTCTGGCGAACACAATGCTCACATGGCTGGTATAGCACTAGAAAGAGGCTTTGTTCCGGAACACGAAAAAGATGTTGTTTTTGAAGCAGGAGAATTAGAAAGAAGGGGTATAAGTGAAAAAGAAAAAGTTAGAAGAAGAGATTTACGTGAAGAAAAAGTATTTACAATAGACCCGTTTGATGCCAAAGACTTCGACGACGCTATACACATAAAAGATCTTGGAAACGAAACATATGAAGTTGGAGTCCATATAGCAGACGTATCTTTTTTTGTAACAAATGGTAGCCAGATAGATGAGGAGGCATACGACAGAGCAACTTCTGTGTATATGGTAGACAGAACAATCCCCATGCTTCCACACGTGCTTTCAAACAACCTTTGTTCTCTTGTCGAAGGCCAAGACAGGCTAACAATGAGTGCTATTTTCAATATGGACAAACACGGAAATGTTTTAAGTGAGTGGTTTGGCGAAACAGTTATACAGTCTAAAAAAAGATTTACATACGAAGAGGCGCAAGATTCTCTAGAAAAAGGTGGCATACTTTCTGACGAGCTAAAAAAATTAGATGAAATAACAAGAAAACTACGAGACAAGAGAATGAAGCGAGGTAGTATCGTGGCAGAACAAGTAGAGGTTAAGTTTTTGCTTGATCAAAAAGGTGTACCTATATCTGTAAGTCACAAAATACACCAAAGAACAAACGAAATAATAGAAGACCTAATGCTACTTGCAAACGAGCGCGTGGCTAGATTTATGACACCAAAGAAAAAAGGTATGGGTATATTTGTATACAGAGTTCATGATACACCTGACAAAGAAAGAGTTGGCGACCTCGTTTCCCTTCTAAAACACCTTGGATATAAACTCGAAGCACAAAATTACAATAAGAAAGAAATAACTCCAAAAGATATAGAAAGAATAGTCGAGGAAGTACATGGTACAAACGAACAAGACATAATAAATGATCTACTTATAAGATCTATGGCAAAAGCTATATATTCTACAGACAACATAGGACACTTTGGTCTAGCGCTTTCTCACTATACACACTTCACTTCACCTATAAGACGTTATCCAGATCTTGTAGTGCACAGACTACTAAAGGCAAGGCTCAAAGGAGAAAAAATCCCGATGAAAGACCTGCCTATATACGAAGATATATGTATACACTCGTCTCAAAGAGAGCGTGATGCTCAAGAAGCAGAGAGGACTTCTATCAAGTGGAAGCAAGTAGAATATATTGGACAACACAAGAGTGAAACTCTAGAAGGAACTATAACCGGTATCATGGATTGGGGTATTTTTGTAAGTGATAACCTTTCAAAGGCAGAAGGCGTTATAAGAATCGAAGATCTTTCTGATGACGAATGGTCAGTAGATGAATATGGAACCATCCTGGCCGCAAAAAAATCAAAGAAAAAACTAAGGCTCGGTGACCCGATAAAAATAAAAGCAAAAGAGGTCGACATGGACAATAAAACTATAGACTTTATACTCGCCGAATAA
- a CDS encoding KH domain-containing protein: MEQNDKAFLEYVVKALVDNPDDVKVDRTVDEMGVLITLSVNKDDMGKIIGRQGNTAKAIRTLLRVIGMKNNSRVNLKINEPEGGMGGSSMGGGDNSSVVDEAMEDLKGI, translated from the coding sequence ATGGAACAAAATGATAAAGCTTTTCTAGAATACGTAGTAAAAGCACTGGTAGATAATCCAGATGATGTAAAAGTAGATAGAACAGTAGATGAAATGGGAGTACTCATAACTCTGTCAGTAAACAAAGACGATATGGGTAAGATAATCGGAAGACAAGGAAACACAGCAAAAGCTATAAGAACACTTCTAAGAGTTATCGGTATGAAAAATAACTCTAGAGTAAACCTAAAGATCAATGAGCCAGAAGGTGGAATGGGAGGATCATCTATGGGCGGAGGAGATAACTCTTCAGTAGTAGATGAGGCAATGGAAGATCTAAAAGGAATCTAA